From a region of the Cucumis sativus cultivar 9930 chromosome 6, Cucumber_9930_V3, whole genome shotgun sequence genome:
- the LOC101207717 gene encoding protein TIC 22-like, chloroplastic isoform X2 yields the protein MSSQGNDPISCFLNLPQALNSFQNHCSALLHNLSNPLPLKTQLQSTFSTLLNPKPNPPLHSTISPSDSVPKKSPLWARLPETAKTQFTLPSAPSSLSLSTEAIEKRLAGIPVYALSNASEEFVLVSGASAQKSLGLFCFKKDDAETLLQHIGTMDPSARYGSKVVPVALNKVFQLNVNGVAFRLIPECSQVKNALTERKKAGISADGFSGVPVFQGFSSKGIVHQSGVVKQKNRHLLKVACFLMFSTSLPIYGAMLFSLQLISSTECIPVFYTSRHP from the exons ATGAGTTCCCAAGGAAATGATCCAATTTCTTGTTTCCTCAACTTGCCTCAAGCACTCAACAGCTTTCAAAACCACTGCTCTGCCCTTCTCCACAACCTTTCCAACCCACTTCCGCTTAAAACCCAACTTCAATCTACCTTCTCCACCcttctaaaccctaaacccaaccCTCCACTTCACTCCACAATTTCACCCTCTGATTCCGTTCCTAAGAAAAGCCCCCTTTGGGCTCGTCTTCCTGAAACTGCCAAAACCCAATTCACCCTCCCTTCTGCCCCTTCTTCTCTCTCCTTGTCAACGGAAGCCATTGAAAAGCGCTTAGCTGGCATTCCTGTTTATGCTCTTAGCAATGCTTCTGAGGAATTCGTCTTGGTTTCTGGTGCTTCCGCTCAAAAATCTCTCGGCTTATTTTGCTTTAAGAAGGACGATGCAGAAACACTTCTTCAACATATTGGAACCATGGATCCTTCAGCGCGCTACGGCTCCAAAGTGGTGCCTGTTGCTTTGAATAAA GTTTTTCAGCTTAATGTCAATGGGGTGGCCTTCAGGTTAATTCCAGAATGCTCTCAGGTGAAAAATGCTCTGACT gaaagaaagaaggctGGCATTTCTGCTGATGGATTTTCTGGGGTTCCTGTTTTCCAG GGTTTCTCATCTAAAGGAATTGTTCACCAAAGTGGGGTTGTCAAGCAAAAGAACCGTCACCTTTTGAAAGTTGCATGTTTTCTTATGTTTTCTACTTCCCTTCCTATCTATGGGGCAATGTTGTTCTCACTGCAACTCATCTCATCAACCGAATGCATTCCCGTGTTCTACACCTCTAGACACCCTTAG
- the LOC101207717 gene encoding protein TIC 22-like, chloroplastic isoform X1 codes for MSSQGNDPISCFLNLPQALNSFQNHCSALLHNLSNPLPLKTQLQSTFSTLLNPKPNPPLHSTISPSDSVPKKSPLWARLPETAKTQFTLPSAPSSLSLSTEAIEKRLAGIPVYALSNASEEFVLVSGASAQKSLGLFCFKKDDAETLLQHIGTMDPSARYGSKVVPVALNKVFQLNVNGVAFRLIPECSQVKNALTERKKAGISADGFSGVPVFQSKSLILRVQNKSYRPAFFRKEDLENSLQRASREQNQINPALRPGDIQVAVFEEIIKGMKDNSISTWDDIVFIPPGFDVSTDPKKQQ; via the exons ATGAGTTCCCAAGGAAATGATCCAATTTCTTGTTTCCTCAACTTGCCTCAAGCACTCAACAGCTTTCAAAACCACTGCTCTGCCCTTCTCCACAACCTTTCCAACCCACTTCCGCTTAAAACCCAACTTCAATCTACCTTCTCCACCcttctaaaccctaaacccaaccCTCCACTTCACTCCACAATTTCACCCTCTGATTCCGTTCCTAAGAAAAGCCCCCTTTGGGCTCGTCTTCCTGAAACTGCCAAAACCCAATTCACCCTCCCTTCTGCCCCTTCTTCTCTCTCCTTGTCAACGGAAGCCATTGAAAAGCGCTTAGCTGGCATTCCTGTTTATGCTCTTAGCAATGCTTCTGAGGAATTCGTCTTGGTTTCTGGTGCTTCCGCTCAAAAATCTCTCGGCTTATTTTGCTTTAAGAAGGACGATGCAGAAACACTTCTTCAACATATTGGAACCATGGATCCTTCAGCGCGCTACGGCTCCAAAGTGGTGCCTGTTGCTTTGAATAAA GTTTTTCAGCTTAATGTCAATGGGGTGGCCTTCAGGTTAATTCCAGAATGCTCTCAGGTGAAAAATGCTCTGACT gaaagaaagaaggctGGCATTTCTGCTGATGGATTTTCTGGGGTTCCTGTTTTCCAG TCGAAGAGTTTGATACTGAGGGTCCAGAACAAGAGCTACCGTCCTGCATTTTTCAGAAAG GAGGACTTGGAGAATTCTCTACAAAGAGCAAGTCgtgaacaaaatcaaattaatccTGCCCTACGACCGGGGGATATACAG GTTGCcgtttttgaagaaattataaaGGGAATGAAG GATAATTCCATTTCAACATGGGATGATATAGTCTTCATTCCTCCCGGATTTGATGTTTCAACTGACCCCAAAAAACAGCAATAG